In one Pangasianodon hypophthalmus isolate fPanHyp1 chromosome 22, fPanHyp1.pri, whole genome shotgun sequence genomic region, the following are encoded:
- the bhlhe22 gene encoding class E basic helix-loop-helix protein 22 has translation MDRRTNFGDVFHKTLSVSGKKMDSLRAPGAEPPCRERQSPLGSFEPPDSDPLQAVGGGVGSLGLPGGSMRAPYGVGGEGTSGQSSGGEQSPDDDSDGRCEMMLLATARDGRTTSAAAGASSAKCDTGKKNREQKMLRLNINARERRRMHDLNDALDELRAVIPYAHSPSVRKLSKIATLLLAKNYILMQAQALEEMRRLVAYLNQGQAVSLAPSLSAYEQPPGYPAFPSGAAAASSCPDKCALFNSVTSSLCKQCTDKP, from the coding sequence aTGGACAGGAGGACGAACTTTGGGGACGTTTTTCACAAAACTCTGAGCGTCTCGGGTAAAAAGATGGACTCGTTGCGCGCTCCGGGTGCCGAGCCGCCGTGCAGAGAGCGCCAGTCGCCGCTCGGATCTTTCGAACCGCCCGACTCGGACCCGCTTCAGGCTGTCGGAGGAGGAGTGGGGTCTCTCGGCCTCCCTGGTGGATCCATGCGGGCGCCATACGGCGTTGGAGGCGAGGGCACGAGCGGACAGAGCAGCGGCGGGGAGCAGAGTCCGGACGACGACAGCGACGGCCGGTGCGAGATGATGCTCCTGGCGACGGCTCGAGACGGGAGGACGACTTCTGCAGCGGCGGGTGCGTCGAGCGCCAAGTGCGACACGGGGAAGAAGAACCGGGAGCAGAAGATGCTGCGGCTCAACATCAACGCGCGCGAGCGGAGACGGATGCACGACCTGAACGACGCGCTGGACGAGCTGCGAGCGGTCATCCCTTACGCGCACAGCCCATCCGTGCGCAAGCTCTCCAAGATCGCCACGCTGCTCCTCGCCAAGAACTACATCCTCATGCAGGCGCAGGCGCTGGAGGAGATGAGGCGGCTCGTGGCGTACCTGAACCAGGGCCAGGCCGTGTCGCTTGCGCCGAGCCTGAGCGCGTACGAGCAGCCGCCCGGGTACCCCGCGTTCCCCTCCGGAGCCGCCGCGGCCTCTTCATGCCCCGACAAATGTGCCCTTTTCAACAGCGTCACCTCCAGTCTGTGTAAACAGTGTACCGACAAGCcttaa